The stretch of DNA ATCGCCATTCTGCTGGAGCCGCTGACATGGCGCGGCATCACGGTTCCTACCGGGTTCATGACGGATGGCGCCAGCGTGCCCCGCATCCTGTGGGCATGGCTTCCACCTTGGGGTGACGTCGCAACCCGAGCTGCAATTGTTCACGACTATCTGCTGGAGCGGCGCGACGACGGCATCCCGGTCCCGGGCGCCGAGACACGGGCGAAGTGCGACCAGTTGTTCTACGAGGCCCTTCTTGACTGCGGCGTGGGCAAGTTCCGCGCCCGACTGACCTGGCTGGGCGTGCGCCTCTACGCGCTGTCCGGCCGCTAACCCACAACCACAGGATATCGATATGAACGCAGCAGCCTTCTTCGAGGCGGTGCGGCCGATGTTTGGCGGCTCGCTGACGCAGTCTCAGGTCGACGGAATGAACGTCATCTTCGAGGCGTGGCGCAAGGTCGGCGACGGCAATATCCGCCATCTGGCTTATATTCTCGGCACTGCGTACCACGAGAGTGCCCGGACCATGCAGCCGGTGCGGGAAACCCTCGCCAAGACCGACGCCAAGGCCAAGGAGATCCTGACCAAGGCATGGAAGGCCGGCAAGCTGCCGTGGGTCAAGTCCGACTACTGGTCGAGCGGCTGGTTTGGTCGCGGCTTCGTCCAGCTTACCCACAAGGCCAACTACGTCAAGGCTGGGGAAAAGCTGGGCATCGACCTCGTGTCCGATCCGTCCAAAGCCATGATCCCGGAAGTGTCGGCGCTGATCCTCATTCGCGGGATGCAGGAAGGCTGGTTTACCGGCAAGAAGCTGTCCGACGCTGGCGATTTCCTCGAAGCCCGTCGCATCGTCAACGGCACCGACAAGGCCGGGCAGATCGCCACCTACGCCAATAGCTTCCTTTCGGCGCTGGAAGCCGCTGAGGCCGCTTCTCCCGCTACTGAGGCTCCCCGACACGTCAAAGGCCGAAAAGCCCGCCAGTGCCCCGCGCGGAGGCGGCTGGATCGTGCTTGCCATCATTGCGGTTGGTAGCGCCATCGCGGCGTTCGTCAACTGGCTGGTTTCTCTGTTCACTTGAAAGGATCGAAAATGAGCGCATACCCGACTGCCCGCACGGTGGGCGAATTGATTGCCGAGCTACAGAAGGTCGACCCGAACGCGGTCGTCATTACGTCCGAACCAACGGATGGTGTCCAGATCATCCCCCAAAATCCGCCCGGCAAGGTGCTTATCGCTCGCCTGCCTCGCGTTTCGCTGCCTGTTGGCGCCAACGGCATTGTGAGCGGCTACGCGCATGGCGGCGGTGGTGGCTACGGCGGGTATGGCACTGGCGGCGCGGGCGGGATGAACTGACATGTTCAAAGACCTATGGATTGCCATCGTCAGGTTCCGTACCTGGCTGGTCAACGGCATCGGCGCTCTGCTGATCCTATTGCCTGAACTGCTCAACGCCCCCGAGGTGATCGCGGTCGTCCCGCAGCAGTATCAGAAATACGTGTTCGTCGCCGCGCTGCTGCTGAACATCTGGTTGCGTCCGCGTCCGGCTGTCGTCAAAGCGGACATTGAGAAATGACCGGCTTCCTCACCGCTTGGCTCACTGACTTTGCCGACGCCATCACCGGGCTATTCCCGTTCGGTGCCCTTGGGCTGGCGTTTACCGTTGGCCTGATCTGTGGCGCTGTGCTGGGGAAAGTCGGTGTTGGCGCGCTTCTCGTGCTCGCTGGCGTGCT from Planctomycetaceae bacterium encodes:
- a CDS encoding DUF1353 domain-containing protein; its protein translation is MAILLEPLTWRGITVPTGFMTDGASVPRILWAWLPPWGDVATRAAIVHDYLLERRDDGIPVPGAETRAKCDQLFYEALLDCGVGKFRARLTWLGVRLYALSGR